Proteins co-encoded in one Anabas testudineus chromosome 8, fAnaTes1.2, whole genome shotgun sequence genomic window:
- the LOC113157479 gene encoding 5-hydroxytryptamine receptor 3B-like, giving the protein MLSSVPRAFFFLSALTVGTLCDTNCTSRRCLAEMLKSYNLTSQPQYENCTQSIYVPLIEYQTLSIDTKSLHLNSRLQAKLVWKDPGLSWNTSLYQFYEVVLPVQSVWTPSIQVTNGLETTLEDTSSDLLVYSNGTVVHSVIINTEVNCEVNLFNYPFGSDACPVAIQSWSLDGCGTELEFGDMRVLDGSHGDWQTLSAHLLQIDNHNYLLVHLEMKPNNPFITLMLPSILIILADVVSFALPLGGGERNGFKVTLVLSFTMFLSILNDQLPGDSECSPIIRVHFCVCLVLLVLSMLVSLVLTRVAKDGRFIFYFCCKGPVQRKTGNREDDEGDISVVQLKGSEEDSRMLRKVVNFLEALSAKEQESERYENIANTIDTVFFWFYFGFGTLYFCGMMYVMVRYTCQINHLDFWD; this is encoded by the exons ATGCTGTCGAGTGTGCCGAGGGCTTTCTTCTTCCTGAGTGCACTAACAGTAG GAACCCTGTGTGATACCAACTGCACAAGTCGCAGATGTCTGGCTGAAATGTTGAAAAGTTATAACCTCACATCTCAACCACAGTATGAAAATTGCACCCAATCAATATATGTGCCCCTCATTGAGTACCAAACCCTGTCAATT gaCACAAAGAGTCTCCATCTAAATAGTCGCCTGCAAGCCAAACTT GTGTGGAAAGATCCAGGTCTCAGCTGGAACACATCACTTTATCAGTTTTACGAAGTGGTACTGCCAGTACAAAGTGTCTGGACCCCAAGCATCCAAGTAACTAATGG ACTAGAAACTACCTTAGAGGACACCTCTTCTGACCTGCTGGTATACAGCAATGGCACCGTAGTGCACAGCGTGATCATAAATACAGAGGTGAATTGTGAAGTCAACCTGTTCAACTATCCCTTTGGTTCTGATGCGTGTCCTGTCGCTATTCAAAGCTGGTCTCTTGATG GATGTGGTACAGAGCTGGAATTTGGTGACATGAGGGTGCTAGATGGTTCACATGGAGATTGGCAAACTTTGTCAGCACATCTGCTGCAGATAGACAATCACAATTACCTTTTG GTGCATCTGGAAATGAAACCTAACAATCCCTTCATTACATTAATGCTGCCCAGTATTCTTATCATCTTGGCTGATGTGGTCAGCTTCGCCCTGCCACTGGGAGGTGGCGAACGCAATGGCTTCAAGGTCACTCTGGTTCTCAGCTTCACCATGTTCCTCAGCATCCTCAACGATCAGCTCCCTGGAGACAGCGAGTGCAGTCCTATCATCA gagtccacttctgtgtttgtctggtCCTCTTGGTGTTGAGCATGCTGGTGTCTTTGGTGCTCACAAGAGTGGCTAAAGATGGCAGGTTCATTTTCTACTTCTGTTGTAAAGGGCCAgtccaaagaaaaacaggaaacagggaAGATGATGAAG GTGACATCAGCGTTGTTCAGCTGAAAGGCTCCGAGGAGGACAGCCGAATGCTCAGAAAGGTGGTCAACTTCCTGGAAgctttaagtgcaaaggaacAGGAAAGTGAGCGATATGAGAATATTGCCAACACCATAGACACAGTCTTTTTCTGGTTCTATTTCGGTTttggtactttgtatttctgtggAATGATGTATGTGATGGTCAGATATACATGTCAAATTAACCATTTGGATTTCTGGGACTGA
- the zgc:112148 gene encoding DUF846 domain-containing protein isoform X2, which produces MQRQDSQDAPLFGEDDENTKLRKSIIRHPLASFFHLFFRISAILVYLLCDIFSSRFIVCMVTIILLLSCDFWTVKNVSGRLLVGLRWWNQVDEDGKSHWVFESRKTHNLNTTSGAESQIFWLGLIVCPIFWIMFVFSTIVSLKIKWLAVVIMGLVLQWANLYGYVRCKVGGKSSLKSMAKNYLSVQILKRAMKKTEGS; this is translated from the exons ATGCAGCGACAG gACTCCCAGGATGCTCCTTTGTTCGGTGAAGACGACGAAAACACCAAGTTAAGAAAGTCTATCATTAG GCATCCTCTGGCCTCTTTTTTCCACCTCTTCTTCCGAATAAGTGCGATCCTAGTCTATTTACTGTGCGACATCTTCAGCAGTCGGTTTATTGTTTGTATGGTCAccatcatcctgctgctgtcatgtgACTTCTGGACTGTCAAG AACGTGTCTGGCAGATTGTTGGTGGGTCTTAGGTGGTGGAACCAAGTGGATGAAGATGGAAAGAGCCACTGGGTGTTTGAATCAAGAAAG acACACAATCTGAACACAACATCTGGTGCGGAGTCACAGATCTTCTGGCTTGGACTTATCGTGTGCCCCATCTTCTGGATCATGTTTGTCTTCAGCACCATTGTCTCCCTTAAGATTAAATGGCTG GCTGTAGTAATAATGGGCTTGGTTTTACAATGGGCCAACTTGTATGGTTACGTTAGATGCAAGGTGGGTGGAAAGTCCAGTCTGAAAAGCATGGCCAAGAACTACCTTAGTGTCCAGATTTTGAAACGG GcaatgaagaaaacagagggaTCTTGA
- the zgc:112148 gene encoding DUF846 domain-containing protein isoform X1 → MFLFVQDSQDAPLFGEDDENTKLRKSIIRHPLASFFHLFFRISAILVYLLCDIFSSRFIVCMVTIILLLSCDFWTVKNVSGRLLVGLRWWNQVDEDGKSHWVFESRKTHNLNTTSGAESQIFWLGLIVCPIFWIMFVFSTIVSLKIKWLAVVIMGLVLQWANLYGYVRCKVGGKSSLKSMAKNYLSVQILKRAMKKTEGS, encoded by the exons atgtttctgtttgttcaggACTCCCAGGATGCTCCTTTGTTCGGTGAAGACGACGAAAACACCAAGTTAAGAAAGTCTATCATTAG GCATCCTCTGGCCTCTTTTTTCCACCTCTTCTTCCGAATAAGTGCGATCCTAGTCTATTTACTGTGCGACATCTTCAGCAGTCGGTTTATTGTTTGTATGGTCAccatcatcctgctgctgtcatgtgACTTCTGGACTGTCAAG AACGTGTCTGGCAGATTGTTGGTGGGTCTTAGGTGGTGGAACCAAGTGGATGAAGATGGAAAGAGCCACTGGGTGTTTGAATCAAGAAAG acACACAATCTGAACACAACATCTGGTGCGGAGTCACAGATCTTCTGGCTTGGACTTATCGTGTGCCCCATCTTCTGGATCATGTTTGTCTTCAGCACCATTGTCTCCCTTAAGATTAAATGGCTG GCTGTAGTAATAATGGGCTTGGTTTTACAATGGGCCAACTTGTATGGTTACGTTAGATGCAAGGTGGGTGGAAAGTCCAGTCTGAAAAGCATGGCCAAGAACTACCTTAGTGTCCAGATTTTGAAACGG GcaatgaagaaaacagagggaTCTTGA
- the otop2 gene encoding proton channel OTOP2 yields the protein MCLNTCFPCNCATDGSCCAPCRMTSNDGKMEEAHPSNTLNTLGQAGSTHEHSKSISFSGVVAQQERNWGWMLSGIISVNILILGCALVSASVQNTVSISTSDLQAYLIFLLLLTSTWMVYYMIYTTKKLNAVVYKDGHAGPIWLRGGLVLFGLLSIIMDVFKIVSYAGYLHCDSAVKVAFPVVQLVFIILQTYFLCFHAKDCMQLQQNFTRCGLMLTLSTNLVLWMHVVTEESLHQTTIPDNLNTTELKGRSMYMYKAGYGDKCKCSHTSCSIFKQAYYYLYPFNIEYSLFASAMAYVMWKNVGRVADVQTHHKIKLRLKDVFLGPVLGILLVVAGLATFVVYETEIIGGHDQARKNKAVMMHYVMNIVIVTLMAVSTVIGCVIYKVDRRDHVSEKNPTRSLDVALLVGASMGQFVLSYFTTVATVATGVKGYLNSLNLAWAVLILIQLGLQNIFIIEGLHREPFHEAHPATVIANPYLQTSKEPSNLEESGMTSKPDPISTAHGHTAVNGAKLWRRWILKEVCVFLLMGNIILWIMPAFGARPQFDNDTEMNFYSFSMWATVVNIGLPFGIFYRMHSVASLFEVFLTS from the exons ATGTGTTTGAACACTTGTTTTCCATGCAATTGTGCGACTGATGGCAGTTGTTGCGCACCATGCAGGATGACATCCAATGACGGGAAGATGGAAGAGGCCCACCCGTCCAACACGCTCAACACATTGGGTCAAGCAGGGAGCACGCATGAACACAGCAAGAGCATCTCATTCAGTGGGGTTGTGGCGCAGCAGGAGCGAAACTGGGGCTGGATGTTGTCTGGGATCATCTCTGTGAACATTTTGATCCTGGGCTGTGCCTTGGTCAGTGCCAGTGTTCAAAACACTGTAAGCATCAGCACGTCTGACCTGCAGGCTTATCtaatcttcctcctcctcctcacctccaccTGGATGGTGTATTATATGATCTACACAACCAAGAAATTAAATGCTGTCGTTTACAAGGACGGTCATGCTGGACCGATATGGCTCAGAG gaGGACTTGTGCTGTTTGGCCTGCTCAGTATTATCATGGACGTCTTCAAGATCGTCAGCTATGCAGGCTACCTCCACTGCGATTCTGCTGTTAAAGTTGCTTTCCCTGTCGTGCaacttgtttttataattttgcaG ACATACTTTTTGTGCTTTCATGCCAAGGACTGCATGCAGCTACAACAGAACTTTACACG cTGTGGTCTGATGCTCACCCTCTCTACTAATTTAGTTTTGTGGATGCATGTGGTCACGGAGGAGTCCCTTCACCAAACAACCATTCCTGACAATCTAAACACCACTGAGCTCAAAGGACGAAGCATGTACATGTATAAAG CGGGTTACGGAGATAAGTGCAAGTGCAGCCACACGTCCTGCAGTATCTTCAAGCAAGCCTACTACTACCTGTACCCCTTCAATATTGAGTACAGTCTCTTTGCCTCCGCCATGGCCTATGTCATGTGGAAAAATGTGGGTCGAGTAGCAGATGTACAAACTCACCACAAAATTAAATTACGCCTCAAGGATGTATTTCTTGGCCCTGTGTTGGGTATTCTCTTAGTGGTGGCAGGTCTGGCAACCTTCGTCGTGTATGAGACGGAAATCATAGGCGGTCATGATCAGGccaggaaaaacaaagcagtgatgATGCACTATGTTATGAATATAGTCATAGTGACCCTCATGGCTGTCTCTACTGTGATCGGCTGTGTCATCTACAAGGTGGACCGAAGGGATCATGTCTCAGAGAAAAACCCCACGCGCAGCCTGGATGTGGCACTGCTGGTGGGAGCCTCAATGGGCCAATTTGTCCTCAGCTACTTCACCACTGTAGCCACAGTTGCAACAGGAGTCAAAGGCTACCTAAACAGCCTTAACCTGGCCTGGGCTGTCCTGATACTGATCCAGCTCGGCCTGCAGAACATTTTCATAATTGAAGGTTTGCATCGGGAGCCCTTCCATGAGGCTCACCCAGCCACTGTGATTGCAAATCCATACTTGCAGACAAGCAAGGAGCCGAGCAACCTCGAAGAATCAGGCATGACCTCAAAGCCTGACCCGATAAGCACTGCACATGGCCACACAGCTGTGAACGGAGCCAAACTGTGGAGGAGATGGATCTTGAAAGAGGTCTGCGTGTTTCTACTGATGGGCAACATCATA TTGTGGATCATGCCGGCGTTTGGTGCGCGTCCCCAGTTTGACAATGACACTGAAATGAATTTCTACAGTTTCAGCATGTGGGCAACAGTTGTTAATATTGGACTTCCATTTGGCATCTTTTACCGCATGCATTCAGTTGCCAGTCTGTTTGAGGTTTTCCTGACCTCATAA